GCGCCGACTGGCGGCTGCTAGAGGCCAAGGACTTCGGTGTCCCTCAGCTTCGCCCGCGATTCATCCTCGTGGCCCTGCGCGATGAGTTCGCGCCGTACTTCGCTTGGCCCGAACCGACGCCCGCCGTACAGACGGTTGGCTCCGCCGTCTATGACCTTATGGCTGCCAACGGATGGCCCGGTGCCGAAGCTTGGGCACGAAACGCGCACCGCGTGGCTCCCACCATCGTCGGTGGCTCCAAGAAGCACGGCGGACCCGACCTAGGCCCGACGCGTGCGAAGCGGGAATGGCTTTCCCTGGGCGTCGACGGCCTGGGCATCGCGGATGCTGCGCCGGGCCCTGATGTGCCCGTCAACTTCATGCCGAAGCTGACGAACGAGATGGTCGCGCGCATCCAAGGCTGGTCTGGACCCGGGTACGAATGGGACTTCCGTGACGGCAAGGGCCGGAAGACAGCTACCTACCGACAGATCGGCAATGCATTTCCGCCGCCAGTGGCCCGCGCTATCGGACTCGCGATCGCCTCCGCGCTCCGCAAGGATGGTCAGCCACTTGGAAACCATGGCGCTGGTAGTCAGTACCGCGACGAGGTGTACCGGGCGCTTCGCGACCAGACCGGGTTCATCTCACTCGCAGGACTGCGCAAGACCCTTGGAGGGACTTTCACCGAGGACGAGATCGAGCGCAGGATTGCATTCATCCGTCGGGACTTCGAGATCGAAGAGCGACGTCGCGGTGAGACCATGACATTCCGACTGGGTCAGTGGCGGGCCTTTCGGGGGCAGGTGGATCACGCGCGCCACGCTGCATTTGCCACCGAGCGACTTCGCTCGAAGATCAGTTAGCGCCTAGGTCCATGGCGAAAAACTTCAAACTCCCTACGGGCTGGTACTTCTCGACGATTACCGACCTTGTCGATAACGTGCTGCCCCCGCTGCTTGGCAAATTGACAGTGGACAACGCCTGGGCATACGTCTATGCCATCACTATGTGGTCTGAGAATGTGGACGGAACGGAGTACTTCCACATCATCGAGTCTGACAAGCTCAATACAAAAAATGGCCGGATGCTCGCTGCGCGGGCGGCAGATTATCTGGCAACCCACCTTGTACCAGGAGAGACCCGAGACCCCCTTACCATCGTCGACCAAATTGGCAAGGCTCGTGCCGAAGTGAGAGCGAATCAGGGCTTCGGACCTCCAAAAACGAAGCGAGACCCAAACGTCACCGGTGCCGCCTTCGAAACTGCGCTCCAGGTGTTGGTAGAAAAGCTTTGCGGTGTCATCCCGTCTCGCACGCCGCCTTTGCGCACTCTTCAGGGCTTCGAACTGGCCCCGGAGGGATACCACTCGCGCCCGGATCTCGTACTCTTTGGGCCTCGTGACTTCAGACTCCTAATTTCCACCAAGTGGACGCTCCGCAAGGAGCGGGTCGGCACGTACCTGCATGAGTCTTATTTCTACAGAAAGCGTCGCCCAGACCTGCAGATTGCATTCGTAGTCAATGAGTTCCAGCCAAACATCCTGCGGCACCTCAGCACTGACCCGCTGGTTGACCGGGTTTACCACGTAAACAAGCGAATGCTCTTGGACTTACGCTCGCCATTCGCGCAACTTCCGCCGGGCACTAGCATCCCCGTTGAAACGCTCACCGGCAGCAATCCGGACGCAAAGGCGTACCGACAATGGATCAGCATGGAGGATCGGATTTTTGACCTGACGGACATGTTTGCCGACATTAGGATGCTAAGGAACAAACCCGATCTGGTGATCGACCCTGAGCAGTTGGACGGCGGAGTTGGGGAAGATGACGACGAGGTCGGCATCTGACCTTAGCTGTTCCGCTGAGCCCGGGAGCGGCGCAACCCGCAGCTAGATGTTGGGCGGCTTCAGCCGCCCCTATTGAATGTCCGCAGCGACAGAGTCGAAGGAAATAGTTCATGGGCGAGCAGGAACAACCGCTCGGGTGGTTTTACGCCGTCGAGACGCGGGACGCCGTGGCACAAACCCGAGATGGATGGCCCTACTTTGAGGCGCACCCAAGAGGCGCTGACCTGAAGGGAACGCAATTATTCGAGATCCGTTTCGGAGACGGCGAATGGATGCTGGCTGTTGAAGCTGACCTATTGCCGCGTGGTTTAGCGGACGCCTAGTTGCTAGAGTCCCGACAAAGGAGTTTTTCCGCGGGCGTTTTGGTGCCAAGATCTGAGGCGCGGTGTGGTGACTTCTTCGCCAGATTGAGTGTTTCACCACGTAGTGTAAATCTCTGGCTTCCAGCAGGCGGCGGAGCCGCGTGTGCTGTCCACAGACAGCGTCCCGATGGCCTAGCGGCCGGTGATCCGGCCTCCAGGGGCGGTCGATCATGTCCGCGGCTAGCACTAATCGTTGGCATCACCAGCTCCACCGGAGCTTCAAAGGAACCCAGCCGGTGGTGTGTGCAGTACAGGCGCAGCCCAGAACGCACGGCTACGATGCGCACTTCAGCCTAGAAGAGAGACTACCTATGCCAGCGCCGACGGCGACAGGGTTTGCGGGATTCTCCGACCGCTGCGGTTGCTTTGAGGGTTGGCGCTGCGGGACGTTCTCTCGTGCTCTGTCCATGGGAGATCCGATCAGAGCGGTGTGGTCCCCGGTACGAAGCCAGTGCGGGGACGCACTAAGCAGCGGTGCGTTGTTAATGACCGCCGTGGCCTCGAAGGTCCGCCATGCGGTGAACGGGTAGTCTCCCAGCAGGTCCCGCCGTGCCCATCGATCGAACCCGGAGGATCCGTTCACGGCGTAAGAGGCGGTCAAGTTGAGAAATTCCTCAGACAGGAGATGCTGCCCCGGGAACCAGTCCTCCCAGTGAGCGAGCCCGATTCTCGCGGCGGGGGAGTCCTGCCCGGTGCCGGGGAATTCCTGGAGTACGCGCTTGAGGCGTCGTTTGATCTCGTGGACGGGGTCGGCGGCGGTGTGCCGTGGACGGTCTGGGTGCGGGGCGGCGATCAGAAGCACCGTTAGGCCCGAGGTCTCGAGGGGGCGTTGGATGATGAGTTGGGCCCAGCGGCGTACCTTTTGTTCGAAGCTGTCCGATGCGGTGGTGACGAGTTCGTAGGCAATGCGGAGGCCGTCTTTGCGGATGAGCGTTCCATCCGCGGGCCGTCTGTCTCCTGGTATGGCTGCCTTGCCCAGTCCTGTGCCCGCAAGCAGGTCCGGGGTGGAGAACTTTTCTCCAAGGACCGCTCCGATCGGGAGGTGCTCTGCGGCGCGTAGGCCAAGCTCGGCGGCGAGGATGTTGTGCCGACCGGGGCGGCCGGCCGAGGACCAGGGCAGGCCGCCGGTGACTGTGGCCCATTCCGGCCATGTGAGTGTCGGGGCGATGTGCTGTTCGAAGACGTTAGTGTTGGAGGGCCTGTAGACGGTGAGGCGGTTGAGGTTGAAACCGGTGATCGGGTGCGAGTAGGTGCCTTGGTCGATGAGCCCTAGAGCGAATGATGCTGCACTGGTGGAGTAGTTCGGGTCGAGGAAGTGCGTGGAGCCAGTGAATGCCGCGAGTTGCTGGGCGCTGACCGTTCGCCAGGAGTCGATGACTCCCCACGCGGCGAGACGGTGGGCCCGGCCTCGGTTGCTGCGAAGGAGCCGCAAAGCGTTGTCCTTCTCGGTAAGCAGTCGGCGGTTGATTCTTACGGCTCTCGTGGCGGACACTTCTCGGGCAATCGCTTCAGTGAACCATACAGGTGCTGAGCCGGGTGCCCACAGCCTGTCCCAATAGGGATCATGCCGGTCGTGGGTGGCAAGCCCGTCGCTGGCCCGGGACGCGGCTTCGGATGCGTGCAGTACATGGGCCGTGGTATTTGCGCGGCCACGCTTTCGTCGCGCCTGCACGGCTTTCCCGGGGGAGCTGATCGTGGCATGTTTGTGTGCGGTCATACGAGAGAACATGCGCAGATTTTTGATTCACGGCCGTCACCACAGCGTTCTAATTCGGGGAATCCGGGAACGTGCGATCGGCTCCTAGAATCGGCATTTCCCCGGATGCGGTGTTCCGCTTACCTGGGGCATCATCTCTTCATCTGAGGCCACATGTTGCAAAGGCAAGATGGTTAGACGCACTGTGACCGGTTTGTGCGCTAGCTGGTGTGTTCTAGCGGGGCTTATAAAGGTAGTGCTGGCGGCGTTCGTAGAGTGCGCGGGCTGAAGACGACTCAGTCACCTGACCCATGGGGTCTTGCGCCAAGGGGGTACCCGCGATGCGGGTCGACAATACGCTGACCTTCAGAACTGCTGAGCCGCCGGGCGCCGTGCTCTTACTCGTCTGGCAGGTCTATTCCGCCCGAGTCCCAGCCGCACCCGGCGCCGTCGTCGCCGTTGCGTCGCCCGGCACCAAACGGGTACGACCTTGCAGCTGTATCTTCATTTCCGCCTTGAGGGCTGCACCGCTGTCGCATCTCTACACATCGCGAGTGGTCGATCTGTAGGCGGTTCGGCAAGGGGGGAGGGCGAAGCCCGACCTCCTTTTATACCTCGCTGTCCTAGGAGATCGCAGAAGACCCGCCACCAAATGGCGACGATGTGGATGCGCTATCGCGCTGCGGCCGGTATTGCCCGCTGTCTATAGGCGCCTGAGCACCATTGAATTAGTTCGGTCTTCGTCGCCCTTACAGAAGGTGCCGTCCTGCCGGTGAGGGAATCTGACCGCCGTCAGGACCCGGGCCGCATAGAAAAGCCTGTTCGGTCCTCGCTTGGGTGGGGCCGGAGAGGGTTCGTCGGCAGTGGCGTCCCAAAGATTACCTACAGTCAGGACATTTTGTGAACGCATTATTAACCACAGAGGCCGTGGAGCCGGTAGACGCCGGTCCCGGCGTCATGGAGCGAATGAGGGTGGCAGTCGGCGTCTCCTGCCCTCCTGGTATTTCCCCGGTTACGCCAACAAACGTCAGCACCTTTTCACCCTCGGTGAAGTGGACGGAAGCGGACTACGCCACGTTCATCACGGGCTCACAGGCCCGCAGACTGGCAGCGGCCGGCGTTGCACCACTGGTCGCACAGGCACGCGGGTACCTCGTCATCGACGACTCCAACCACCGGGAGCTGTACCGGCAGATGGGTCTACAGGGACGAAGCAGGCTCGGCCTTCAGCTGACTTCCGCCATCGCCCAAAGGGGCGGTGAAGGATTGATGATTCCTCGGTTCACACCGTCGGCCATCCAGTGGGCGAATCGGGACGGTGCAACTCCGGCTCCTTCGTACCACGAGGTCCTCCCATCACTCCCGTGGCCGGATGCGAGCGGTAAGCGCATTGCGTCAGTGACTATTCCGAATTTTTCCGGACAGCTGGACCTCCACCCTGCCATCCCCACAGACTGGATCGACTCCGACGGGACCATCCTGATCTGCAACGACGCGGCCGAAGCCGACGCGGTCCTGAGCGCCTACCTGCTCCACGCGGGCACCGCCCGGGCCGAGCTCACCGCCGTGGAGCCGCTCGTGGAGGGTGGTCCGACGGATCCAACCGCGGACCTTCACGCCCTCCTTGCGCGCATTTCGGAAAAGGATCGAATTCTGGTGCTCGCTGCATCTGGGTTCGGCCAAATGCCGTGGAGCGTTACGGACCTGAACGAGATCAGGATCAAGCGCCGGGACATCTTGCTCGCAGTGCCAACGGAGACTGAATCCTCCGAATTCGTGCACCGCAACATCGAAAAGTTCGCCGAGGCGCTGAAGAATAAAAAAGCAGCCTCTGTGCTGTACCTCGCGCCGAAGAGGCAGAACGATGCCGACGACGAAGCCGAACGAATCAGCGTGGCAGACCTCCTGGCTGCCAAGGCGTGGCCCGCACTTATCGACGCTTTGCAGAACACACTGCCTGCAGGCTCGGTAGTGGACGCTGCGGTATTCAAGGGTGCCGTTCGCGTGTCCCCCGACGGGCATACCATCGAGGAATGCATCGCCGTAAACGGCGGCCCCAGCGGGACCAACAGCTCCTTGCAGTGGGCCACGGTCGTGCGCCTGGGTGGACGAATCAAGACGATGGAAACGCGTCGCCAACCCACTGATAAGGAACTGCGCACAGGCACTTTCGATGCTACTGCGAGGAGCCATGACGGCGCGGACTCGATGGTAGAAATCGAGGTTTCTTGGAAGCGTGACGGGAAAGAGGGCAGCGGCGTCATCACCGGACCTAGCACGATCCTTCACCACCAGCCGCAGGACTGGATCATGGCGAACGCCAAGATACCTAACAACGTACTGCTCCACCCCAACTGGCCTCCGCGCAAGAAGCAAGGAGAACAGTTTCTTGAGGCCATCAAGACGAACCGGCCGGAGGAAACCAAGAAGCGGACGCGTTGGCAGCAGATGGGCTGGGTTCCGGTAGACGGATCCGCTCCTGTGTTCATCGTCGGCGACCAGGTCATCGGGGAAACCGTCGAAGGGACGACAGCGGCAGGTGTGGACAGTCAGGACATCCCGGTCGCTGACTTGTTTGGCGTGGGCGTCAGTCCGCTAGGTGACGACTTGAAGGACGAGGCGGTGCGGGAATCGGCCCGCCAGGACCTTCGCGACATCATGAGCACCTACATCACTGCCGGCGCCTGGAAGGACCGCTCCACCGCGGCGCTGGTCCTCGCCGGCGCCCTGCGGCCGACGATCCCCTTGCGGCCCCGTGCAACCATCTTCCTGTGGGGTCCCAAGGGCAGAGGAAAGACCTGGACTGCCAAGGCGATGATGTATTTCTGGGCGAAGGGCCGGTCCACCTGGCTGGACCAGCTCCCAGGCTCGGCCAAGGACACGATCGCGTACATCGAAACCTGCGTCTCCCGCACCCCGATCTGGGTTGTCGATGACCTGGCCCCATCACCGGTCAAGAGGCAGGCGGAGGCGGAAGACGGTAAGCTCGCGGACCTGACACGCTCGATCTTCAACAACTCGACGAAGGGCCGCATGAACGCGGACATGAGCACGCGCAAGGTCAACAAGCCGGTCGCCCAGCTGATCATCACAGCGGAGAACGAGCTGACCACCCCCTCCGCGAAAGAACGCCTTATCCCCGCCTACCTTGGTTACGGCAGCTTGGCCGGTTCAAGGGTCCCCACCGACGCGATCAACGAACTCGCCAAACGCGGCGTACCGGCACGCTTTACCGGACACTTCATCCGTTTCATCCGCCAGACCGCCATCACCACTCCGGGCGGCTGGGAGGCGTTCTTCGAGGGGCTTGAAGACAGGCGTGCAGACGTCCAGAAGTCCATCGAAGCCATCATGAAGTCGACGGGCAAAGTCACGGGGTCCCTGGAACGTACCTCCTCGCTTGCCGCGGACGTGCTCCTGACGTTCGAGGTCCTGCAGCTTTTCGCAGAGGAGCTGGACATGGGTAAGGAGTTGCGAGACCTCTTCGACTTGGAGACCGGCATGGGCCGGGACATCATCACCGTCGTCGCATCAGCCCAGGCGGAAAACACGAAGGCTTCCCCAGGAGCCGCTCTGGTGCGCGCGCTGTCCGCCCTGCTCGCTTCCGGAGGCGCCCATGTGATCAACGCGCAGAATCCCTCGGCGCCCCCCCTCGAGGGCACCGAAGATTCCGACGCGCTGGCAAACCACCGGCTTGGCTGGTCAGCCGGACCGGGCGCGGACGGGAAACTCAGCCCCAACGGACCCTCCATCGGGACGGTCGTGACCAAGGACGGCCAGAAGATCATCGTCTTTGAGGTCGAGACGGCCTTCGCAAAAGCCCAAGCAGCCTACCCCGCCCTGATCCAACACGGCCAGGGCACTGGCTCGGCGTGGGCCTCTATCTGGGACGAAAAGCTGAGCCCGGCGTCCATCACCCGACCGACGAACAGCCGTGGCGCCGTATCCAACACCGTACGCCTGACGTCCGGTTCCGGTAGCAGCCGCGTGCGGCCGTCGGGAGTTCCCATCACCGTCGATACCATCCTCGTCGGCGGCAACGACGGGGAGTGAAGCTCCCTTGGTTCTAGAAGCCCCGCTGCACCTCGTGCGGCGGGGCTTCCTTTTGCCCTGACTCCCGTTCATGCATGCTTCTGCATGTACTGATGATGAGCATCTGTACTTACGCGAGTAAGGCCAGAAACTGTGAAGGCGATGACCACGTCCGCCCGTGCTGTGTCCAAGCGAGGGTGGACACAAAAAAGCCCTAGAACAAGCGGAAGCAAGGCCCGTCCTCGATTCTGACCGACCTGACCGACCAGACGAGTACCCCTATAGGGAAGAGATACAACTATGCATGCTCTGTGGCTCGGGGCGTAGGAAAAGAACAAGAACAGGGAGACCCTATAGAGAGAGATTAATGGTTGGTTTGGTCGGTTATGTCTATATAAGGGGCCTACTTCCCAGCAGTGGCGCGGATTTTGATGACCATCCCCGGTTGGCCATGATTTGGCCATGTCTGGTCATTTTGACCGAAGGCCACAATATGTCGGCAGGTTGCTTGCCAAAGTCCTTGTTGGTGAGAGGACGCTTGTCGGCCTCACACATCAGTGCCATGAACACGCCACCGACGTCTCATAGCATCCGCAGAGAGTCCCTGCCAGGACAACCCAAGCCGCTCCCGAAACGGTCCCTAGCCGAGGGACGGCTTACCTGCAGGCTGCCGGAGTACAGATAATGGACTTGCAACCTGAGTATTCGATCGACGAGATCGCGGAAGCTTCGGAGGCCGTGAAGCACGCTCCCGGCGGCGTTAACGAGGATCTACTAGTCGATGGACTCTACCTGGGCGCCTTTGCTGCGGGGTTGGAAGCCAGGCTCCTGCCTGAAGCCATGCAGTGGACTGCGGAACAACAAAATGCGATTCTCATGTTTCGGTCAACCGGCCGTTCGTTCCGGGAAGTCATGGGATTGGCCGCTGGGAAGATGCTTCGGGCCCGCTGGCTGGACCGTTACTTTCATGGTGTGTGCCCTCTTGATGCTGACCCCCGCAACGCCAACATCGCGCTCATAGGCCCTCTCGAAGAACTGGCCATGAGCGCCGTCATCGACGTCCGTTTCGTGGTGCAGGTCATCCGGGAGACGATACCAAGCGGACGGCACGATTTGCTGGAAAAACTAGCTGCGACGAGTCGAGACGAACAGCTCCGGACACGATTGGAAGACTAAATGCAAGATGTGACGAGTGTGAAAGACCTTGCCGTAGTCGTTCCGGCGAAATCGAAAGTTATTGGCCAAGCGACTGCCGGTAGTCCCAGGGGCGCTTCGCAGTCCGGCGAAAACACCCGGCGGAACCTAGCCGAGTCGACCCGGGTTTTTGCCGGTTCGCTCCTCGGCTATTGCCGGGTGTCCCGCACGGATCAGGATCTTCGCCGACAAATCGACGTACTGGAAGAAGCGGGCTGCGAGCGGATTTTTAGGGATCACGGGGTCTCGGGAAGTTTGACAGCTCGTCCCGGTCTCGATGAGCTGCTCGCTTATGCTCGACCCGGTGACACGATAGTAGTCCAGGCGCTGGACCGCCTCGGGAGGAATACACGGCATTTGCTCACACTCGTGGACCACCTCCACGAACGCCAGGTATCGCTTCGTATCCTCACGTTGGGTGTGGATACGGCGACGCCGGCCGGACAGCTCGTCATGACCGTGATGTCAGGACTGGCGGCTATGGAAAAAGCTGTTCTAGTAGAAAGAGTGCAGTCGGGGCTCGAATCGGCGCGGAAGCGAGGCCGCGTAGGAGGCCGCCCTCCCGCGTTGTCTGACGAACGAAAGCACGAGGTCGTCCGAATGAGAGCCAGCGGCCGAACTGTCGCCGAGATTGCGAGGCTAATGGTCACAAGCGAACGGACCGTTCGTCGCGTCCTCGGTGGGGCGACGGCTGAAAGCGACCGATGACGGAAAGTTGGCATGAGGACCTCCGACGATTTCGGCTGCGACGTCTGACGACGACCGGAAATTGACTGGAGCTTCACAAGCCTTTATTCAAAGAGGCCACACTTCGAGTCGGCGCACAGATCGCCGAGGAGCAGCAC
The Arthrobacter sp. PGP41 genome window above contains:
- a CDS encoding DNA cytosine methyltransferase, giving the protein MNEAKTSDSDLTAVEICAGAGGQSLGLHLAGFRHTLAVELDRDAAATLERNLSRLATADGQPQPLIAIGDVADESVWKPEDHRGVSLLAGGVPCPPFSLAGKQLGSSDERDLFAWAVEAAGRMQPDAVLLENVRGLSMPRFAGYRQAVLDRFTELGYRADWRLLEAKDFGVPQLRPRFILVALRDEFAPYFAWPEPTPAVQTVGSAVYDLMAANGWPGAEAWARNAHRVAPTIVGGSKKHGGPDLGPTRAKREWLSLGVDGLGIADAAPGPDVPVNFMPKLTNEMVARIQGWSGPGYEWDFRDGKGRKTATYRQIGNAFPPPVARAIGLAIASALRKDGQPLGNHGAGSQYRDEVYRALRDQTGFISLAGLRKTLGGTFTEDEIERRIAFIRRDFEIEERRRGETMTFRLGQWRAFRGQVDHARHAAFATERLRSKIS
- a CDS encoding recombinase family protein, which gives rise to MQDVTSVKDLAVVVPAKSKVIGQATAGSPRGASQSGENTRRNLAESTRVFAGSLLGYCRVSRTDQDLRRQIDVLEEAGCERIFRDHGVSGSLTARPGLDELLAYARPGDTIVVQALDRLGRNTRHLLTLVDHLHERQVSLRILTLGVDTATPAGQLVMTVMSGLAAMEKAVLVERVQSGLESARKRGRVGGRPPALSDERKHEVVRMRASGRTVAEIARLMVTSERTVRRVLGGATAESDR